One window of Mesoplodon densirostris isolate mMesDen1 chromosome 15, mMesDen1 primary haplotype, whole genome shotgun sequence genomic DNA carries:
- the RITA1 gene encoding RBPJ-interacting and tubulin-associated protein 1 isoform X1: MVATMTTFHRETWRQGLTGRAHLLSPKTVSSVKTPVELAVSGMQTLHVQHRCRGSCRVKVRPSYVDETLFGSPAGTQPTPPVFDPPWMGKANRTRGVGTGASQTSGANGSCETTSSRDKTLTLAPRKKNKYRLVGHTPSYCDESLFGSRPEGAGWEASWMTKGDAAKLHALFWTPPATPRGSHSPRPRETPVRAIHPAGPSKTERRVVADSRRLSVDGLDSPRPPRRERSYSLTHLNVPSTSHPPTSTPCTNGPQDPRPSPSGVTFRRPLVTPRAHSVSVSVPVTPRRGGATQKPKPPWK; the protein is encoded by the exons ATGGTTGCCACCATGACCACTTTTCATAGGGAGACCTGGAGGCAGGGACTGACAGGCAGAGCACACCTGCTGTCACCCAAGACCGTGAGCAGCGTGAAGACCCCGGTGGAGCTGGCCGTCAGTGGGATGCAGACCCTCCACGTTCAGCACCGCTGCCGGGGCAGCTGCCGGGTCAAGGTTAGGCCGTCATACGTGGATGAGACTTTGTTTGGCAGTCCTGCAGGCACCCAGCCCACACCACCAGTCTTTGACCCACCGTGGATGGGGAAGGCCAACAGAACCAGAGGAGTGGGTACAGGGGCGTCACAGACCTCAGGGGCCAACGGGAGCTGTGAGACTACCTCCTCCAGGGACAAGACCCTGACCCTCGCACCAAGGAAGAAGAACAAATACAG ACTGGTTGGCCACACTCCATCTTACTGCGATGAGTCGCTCTTTGGCTCCCGACCTGAGGGCGCCGGCTGGGAGGCCTCGTGGATGACGAAGGGGGATGCTGCAAAGCTCCATGCCCTCTTCTGGACACCCCCAGCTACCCCTAGGGGCAGCCACTCACCCCGCCCCAGGGAGACTCCAGTGCGAGCCATTCACCCAGCTGGTCCCTCGAAGACAGAGCGCAGGGTGGTGGCAGACTCCCGGAGGTTGTCCGTGGATGGGTTAGACTCTCCACGCCCTCCGAGGCGGGAGCGTTCTTATTCCCTCACCCACCTTAATGTCCCCAGCAcaagtcacccacccaccagtacCCCCTGCACAAACGGGCCTCAAGATCCCAGACCTTCCCCGTCAGGAGTGACCTTCCGGAGGCCCCTGGTGACTCCCAGGGCTCATTCAGTCAGTGTTTCAGTGCCAGTTACCCCCCGACGAGGCGGAGCCACCCAGAAACCAAAGCCACCTTGGAAATGA
- the RITA1 gene encoding RBPJ-interacting and tubulin-associated protein 1 isoform X2, whose amino-acid sequence MQTLHVQHRCRGSCRVKVRPSYVDETLFGSPAGTQPTPPVFDPPWMGKANRTRGVGTGASQTSGANGSCETTSSRDKTLTLAPRKKNKYRLVGHTPSYCDESLFGSRPEGAGWEASWMTKGDAAKLHALFWTPPATPRGSHSPRPRETPVRAIHPAGPSKTERRVVADSRRLSVDGLDSPRPPRRERSYSLTHLNVPSTSHPPTSTPCTNGPQDPRPSPSGVTFRRPLVTPRAHSVSVSVPVTPRRGGATQKPKPPWK is encoded by the exons ATGCAGACCCTCCACGTTCAGCACCGCTGCCGGGGCAGCTGCCGGGTCAAGGTTAGGCCGTCATACGTGGATGAGACTTTGTTTGGCAGTCCTGCAGGCACCCAGCCCACACCACCAGTCTTTGACCCACCGTGGATGGGGAAGGCCAACAGAACCAGAGGAGTGGGTACAGGGGCGTCACAGACCTCAGGGGCCAACGGGAGCTGTGAGACTACCTCCTCCAGGGACAAGACCCTGACCCTCGCACCAAGGAAGAAGAACAAATACAG ACTGGTTGGCCACACTCCATCTTACTGCGATGAGTCGCTCTTTGGCTCCCGACCTGAGGGCGCCGGCTGGGAGGCCTCGTGGATGACGAAGGGGGATGCTGCAAAGCTCCATGCCCTCTTCTGGACACCCCCAGCTACCCCTAGGGGCAGCCACTCACCCCGCCCCAGGGAGACTCCAGTGCGAGCCATTCACCCAGCTGGTCCCTCGAAGACAGAGCGCAGGGTGGTGGCAGACTCCCGGAGGTTGTCCGTGGATGGGTTAGACTCTCCACGCCCTCCGAGGCGGGAGCGTTCTTATTCCCTCACCCACCTTAATGTCCCCAGCAcaagtcacccacccaccagtacCCCCTGCACAAACGGGCCTCAAGATCCCAGACCTTCCCCGTCAGGAGTGACCTTCCGGAGGCCCCTGGTGACTCCCAGGGCTCATTCAGTCAGTGTTTCAGTGCCAGTTACCCCCCGACGAGGCGGAGCCACCCAGAAACCAAAGCCACCTTGGAAATGA
- the IQCD gene encoding dynein regulatory complex protein 10 isoform X1, giving the protein MALDVLAVAPLYQDPDVNRVRLIAQTTKKSTTPPKPLPPTKTKLTTIETKRIMSVLDETIHKVEWVTLLSYVASSSKNLEGMLGEDIMKAVREHEDLCQILLDRINYLQEEERQLQEEEEFEDEPWFRDRVLSIKVQKSHLPPLMQQIKGSTKNIVRFLLSNPQAASLLQVQTPGRSAEAQSFIDSLVELRGFLFEKLVTSPMEARDKTQFLQDITRRNQRNQEIIDTLENELAVCVRNRDAEVEKENFVIQEMKNHLHQVPKFSENSLLRTKQEAEEQQKADFQASQARVAKIQQEILLLQSRFNSLVMENWKAEQALRKKKYKVETEIENWIQKYDLEMSEKQDEYEELDVIHKEEKLQLEELKRRHDVLVEEFSQIRAEQEINAKKRLEAEQEMVRMVRAATLIQALWRGYLVRSMLRSKKKKRSKSKVKEKGKGKGKGKGKGKK; this is encoded by the exons ATGGCTTTGGACGTCCTTGCCGTGGCCCCTCTCTACCAAGACCCTGACGTCAACAGAGTAAGGCTGATAGCACAGACAACCAAAAAGTCCACCACCCCGCCAAAACCCTTGCCTCCTACCAAGACCAAACTCACCACCATCGAGACCAAGAGGATCATGTCCGTCCTGGACGAGACCATTCACAAGGTGGAGTGGGTGACCCTGCTGTCATACGTGGCATCCAGCTCCAAGAATTTGGAGGGGATGCTGGGGGAGGACATCATGAAAGCAGTGAGAGAGCACGAGGACCTTTGCCAGATCCTCCTGGATCGCATCAATTACCTGCAGGAGGAAGAGAGGCAGTTGCAGGAGGAAGAAGAGTTCGAGGATGAACCGTGGTTCCGAGACCGTGTCCTCTCCATAAAGGTGCAGaaatcccacctcccaccccttaTGCAGCAGATCAAAGGATCCACCAAGAACATCGTGAGATTCCTGCTCAGTAACCCCCAGGCTGCCAGTCTGTTGCAGGTGCAGACCCCAGGCAGAAGTGCGGAAGCCCAGAGTTTTATTGATAGCCTGGTAGAACTCCGAGGTTTCCTGTTTGAGAAGCTAGTCACTAGTCCCATGGAAGCCAGAGACAAGACTCAGTTCCTCCAGGACATCACCAGACGGAATCAGAGGAACCAAGAAATCATCGATACACTGGAAAATGAATTGGCAGTCTGCGTGAGGAACAGGGATGCAGAG GTAGAGAAGGAGAACTTCGTGATCCAAGAAATGAAAAACCACCTGCACCAGGTGCCCAAGTTCTCAGAGAACAGCCTCCTTCGCACCAAGCAGGAGGCTGAGGAGCAGCAGAAGGCAGACTTCCAGGCCTCGCAGGCCCGGGTGGCCAAGATCCAGCAGGAGATCCTGCTGCTGCAGTCGCGGTTCAACAGCCTGGTCATGGAGAACTGGAAGGCAGAGCAGGCGCTGAGGAAG aaaaagtatAAAGTGGAAACGGAAATTGAGAACTGGATCCAGAAATACGATTTGGAGATGAGTGAAAAGCAG GATGAGTACGAGGAGTTGGATGTCATCCACAAAGAGGAGAAGCTCCAGCTGGAGGAGCTGAAGAGACGGCATGACGTGCTGGTGGAAGAGTTCTCCCAGATCCGGGCCGAGCAGGAGATCAACGCCAAGAAGAGGCTGGAAGCCGAGCAGGAGATGGTGCGCATGGTGCGGGCTGCCACGCTCATCCAGGCCCTGTGGAGGGGCTACCTGGTCCGCTCCATGCTcaggtccaagaagaagaagcgGAGCAAGAGCAAAGTGAAGGAGAAGGGCAAGGGCAAGGGCAAGGGCAAGGGCAAGGGCAAGAAGTGA
- the IQCD gene encoding dynein regulatory complex protein 10 isoform X2 yields MALDVLAVAPLYQDPDVNRVRLIAQTTKKSTTPPKPLPPTKTKLTTIETKRIMSVLDETIHKVEWVTLLSYVASSSKNLEGMLGEDIMKAVREHEDLCQILLDRINYLQEEERQLQEEEEFEDEPWFRDRVLSIKVQKSHLPPLMQQIKGSTKNIVRFLLSNPQAASLLQVQTPGRSAEAQSFIDSLVELRGFLFEKLVTSPMEARDKTQFLQDITRRNQRNQEIIDTLENELAVCVRNRDAEDEYEELDVIHKEEKLQLEELKRRHDVLVEEFSQIRAEQEINAKKRLEAEQEMVRMVRAATLIQALWRGYLVRSMLRSKKKKRSKSKVKEKGKGKGKGKGKGKK; encoded by the exons ATGGCTTTGGACGTCCTTGCCGTGGCCCCTCTCTACCAAGACCCTGACGTCAACAGAGTAAGGCTGATAGCACAGACAACCAAAAAGTCCACCACCCCGCCAAAACCCTTGCCTCCTACCAAGACCAAACTCACCACCATCGAGACCAAGAGGATCATGTCCGTCCTGGACGAGACCATTCACAAGGTGGAGTGGGTGACCCTGCTGTCATACGTGGCATCCAGCTCCAAGAATTTGGAGGGGATGCTGGGGGAGGACATCATGAAAGCAGTGAGAGAGCACGAGGACCTTTGCCAGATCCTCCTGGATCGCATCAATTACCTGCAGGAGGAAGAGAGGCAGTTGCAGGAGGAAGAAGAGTTCGAGGATGAACCGTGGTTCCGAGACCGTGTCCTCTCCATAAAGGTGCAGaaatcccacctcccaccccttaTGCAGCAGATCAAAGGATCCACCAAGAACATCGTGAGATTCCTGCTCAGTAACCCCCAGGCTGCCAGTCTGTTGCAGGTGCAGACCCCAGGCAGAAGTGCGGAAGCCCAGAGTTTTATTGATAGCCTGGTAGAACTCCGAGGTTTCCTGTTTGAGAAGCTAGTCACTAGTCCCATGGAAGCCAGAGACAAGACTCAGTTCCTCCAGGACATCACCAGACGGAATCAGAGGAACCAAGAAATCATCGATACACTGGAAAATGAATTGGCAGTCTGCGTGAGGAACAGGGATGCAGAG GATGAGTACGAGGAGTTGGATGTCATCCACAAAGAGGAGAAGCTCCAGCTGGAGGAGCTGAAGAGACGGCATGACGTGCTGGTGGAAGAGTTCTCCCAGATCCGGGCCGAGCAGGAGATCAACGCCAAGAAGAGGCTGGAAGCCGAGCAGGAGATGGTGCGCATGGTGCGGGCTGCCACGCTCATCCAGGCCCTGTGGAGGGGCTACCTGGTCCGCTCCATGCTcaggtccaagaagaagaagcgGAGCAAGAGCAAAGTGAAGGAGAAGGGCAAGGGCAAGGGCAAGGGCAAGGGCAAGGGCAAGAAGTGA